In one Colletotrichum destructivum chromosome 2, complete sequence genomic region, the following are encoded:
- a CDS encoding Putative Zinc finger, CCCH-type, which yields MIPYSRNSNTSSLRNETPSYENHSATLHTKEMPSQEEQELLARIGQLAGKINLHKAQQAGVQSVPSNQATYGRSTTHRHGGFPHKHRVEPYPSTRGPSGFRHRSLVLNNGGTQTPPSESSTPEAPGTAGSSGAWISKNTRGQRSLINSAVYEKNNEAHAKAIEASRQQKIRRQDAREQSQLANHFHRYGAHASAPSTPTNPTTATGNHEVEIQGIRFRVAHSGSKLIKVSGDLHPASATPKVAFVGGVKFHRSKTGNLYRAGVLEAQRQTSVKKLDVPCSMFSLTGILFTISSDHPRIIISSTRPDSFLLKWVSQSSCAKGPACRYMHDASRVAVCRELLHKGNCANGESCDLSHDLTPQRTPTCVHFIKGNCANPNCPYAHSSVSPGALVCRSFGMYGYCDKGDKCEERHVFECPDFSNTGKCRRKGCKLLHRERASVLRKRTDSDEMEDLSSDAESADSDDVDSDEVEEFITDGAGDDTDFKVQKDFISF from the exons ATGATACCCTACAGTCGCAACAGCAACACCTCTTCTTTGCGCAACGAGACACCTTCATACGAAAACCACAGCGCGACACTCCATACCAAGGAAATGCCTTCTCAGGAAGAACAGGAGCTGTTGGCCAGGATCGGCCAACTTGCAG GCAAGATCAATCTTCACAAGGCCCAGCAAGCCGGTGTGCAATCAGTGCCTAGCAATCAAGCTACCTACGGACGGA GCACCACTCACCGACATGGCGGCTTCCCCCACAAGCACCGCGTCGAGCCTTACCCCTCTACTCGAGGCCCCTCGGGGTTTCGTCATCGATCCCTGGTTCTGAACAACGGTGGAACGCAAACACCGCCATCCGAGTCGTCTACTCCCGAGGCCCCTGGTACGGCTGGTTCCTCCGGCGCCTGGATTTCCAAGAACACCCGCGGCCAAAGATCGCTCATCAACTCGGCCGTCTACGAGAAGAATAACGAGGCGCATGCCAAGGCTATCGAGGCATCTCGACAGCAGAAGATTCGCCGGCAGGATGCGCGCGAGCAGTCGCAGCTTGCCAATCACTTCCATCGTTACGGAGCCCACGCAAGCGCGCCTTCTACCCCTACTAATCCCACCACAGCGACAGGCAATCATGAGGTTGAAATACAAGGAATCCGCTTCCGCGTCGCCCACAGCGGCAGCAAGCTCATTAAGGTGTCGG GAGATCTCCATCCCGCCAGTGCGACGCCCAAGGTCGCTTTCGTCGGAGGCGTCAAGTTCCACCGAAGCAAAACGGGCAATCTGTACCGAGCCGGTGTGCTGGAAGCTCAACG CCAAACGAgcgtcaagaagctcgatGTGCCTTGCAGCATGTTTTCGCTGACCGGTATTTTATTCACAATCTCATCTGACCACCCACGCATAATCATCAGCTCAACTAGACCTGACAGCTTCTTGCTCAAGTGGGTATCACAGA GTTCATGCGCCAAGGGACCGGCGTGTCGATACATGCACGATGCCTCGAGGGTCGCCGTCTGCCGGGAGCTGCTGCATAAGGGGAACTGCGCCAATGGGGAGTCTTGTGATCTTTCCCATGACTTGACGCCCCAACGCACCCCGACATGTGTTCACTTCATCAAGGGCAACTGTGCGAACCCTAACTGCCCCTATGCTCACTCTAGTGTGTCCCCAGGTGCCCTGGTCTGCCGTTCGTTCGGAATGTACGGCTACTGCGACAAGGGAGACAAGTGCGAGGAGCGGCACGTGTTTGAATGCCCCGACTTCAGCAACACGGGCAAGTGTAGAAGAAAGGGCTGCAAACTCCTTCACCGCGAGAGGGCAAGCGTCCTTCGGAAGCGCACGGACTCGGACGAAATGGAGGACCTGTCGAGCGATGCCGAGTCGGCAGACAGTGACGACGtggactcggacgaggtcgaggagtTTATCACCGACGGCGCAGGTGATGATACTGACTTCAAGGTCCAGAAGGACTTTATCTCTTTCTGA